A single window of Methanobrevibacter sp. DNA harbors:
- a CDS encoding ATP-binding protein — protein MKEIIPLIDNELIKVITGIRRCGKSYMLGLIKEELLKRGVKEHNIIIINFDSKKYKNINNNNELDKIVEKSIKNKKGKVYLFFDEIQNVGKWERSIAGYKIDYDCDIYITGSNSNLLSGELATHLTGRYYEIKMYPFSYQEFLDFHQKSSSLDMFNEYLQYGGMPQTFLLEDTQKINYLDDLFNSIFYKDIVKRYQIRDIDILERLTTFIFDNIGNIFSASSIAEYYKEEMNIKISNKTITNYLKYLENACFIKKVKREDLEGKSILKFNEKYYVTDHGFCEAKAKGNIDNIGRVMENIVYFEFLRRGWKITIGKTKNYEVDFVCRKHKQTIYIQVSYILENDETIEREFRPFSKIKDHYPKYIITMDQFDRSRDGVKHINLLDFLTNDKLI, from the coding sequence ATGAAAGAAATTATTCCATTAATCGATAATGAGTTAATCAAAGTAATTACTGGAATCAGAAGATGCGGCAAATCATATATGTTAGGATTGATTAAAGAAGAACTCCTCAAAAGAGGAGTAAAAGAACATAATATAATAATCATTAATTTCGACAGTAAAAAATACAAAAACATCAACAATAATAATGAACTGGACAAAATAGTTGAAAAATCCATTAAAAATAAAAAAGGAAAAGTATATCTATTTTTTGATGAAATCCAAAATGTAGGAAAATGGGAACGTTCAATTGCAGGATATAAAATAGATTACGACTGTGACATTTATATCACAGGTTCAAACTCCAATCTATTATCAGGGGAATTGGCAACACACCTGACCGGAAGATATTATGAAATAAAAATGTACCCCTTCTCATATCAGGAATTTCTCGACTTCCATCAGAAATCCAGCAGTTTAGACATGTTCAATGAATATCTCCAATATGGCGGAATGCCTCAGACATTCCTACTTGAAGATACACAAAAAATAAACTACCTTGATGATTTATTTAACTCAATTTTCTATAAAGACATTGTCAAAAGATACCAAATAAGAGACATTGACATCCTCGAAAGACTAACAACATTCATTTTCGACAATATTGGAAACATATTCTCCGCTTCAAGCATTGCAGAATACTACAAAGAAGAAATGAACATCAAAATCTCAAACAAAACCATAACAAACTACCTAAAATACCTGGAAAATGCCTGCTTTATAAAAAAAGTAAAAAGAGAGGATTTAGAAGGTAAAAGCATATTAAAATTCAATGAAAAATACTATGTAACCGATCATGGTTTTTGTGAAGCAAAAGCTAAAGGAAACATTGACAACATAGGAAGAGTAATGGAAAACATTGTCTATTTTGAGTTTTTAAGAAGAGGATGGAAAATAACAATCGGAAAAACAAAAAACTATGAAGTAGACTTCGTATGCAGAAAACACAAACAGACAATATACATACAAGTAAGTTACATACTTGAAAACGATGAAACAATTGAAAGAGAATTCAGACCATTTTCAAAAATCAAAGATCATTATCCGAAATACATAATAACAATGGATCAATTTGACAGGTCTCGTGATGGAGTAAAACACATTAATCTCTTAGATTTCCTAACAAATGATAAACTAATCTAA
- a CDS encoding Ig-like domain repeat protein, whose amino-acid sequence MKLKKYLLILIILFIILNITCINATENNTVELELNNDNVINITENTQNSPENNLLSQNINNQTPQQEILTQNNNEDTLSSFIPYSTQITLTVNDTTDFETTGNITINMHFSFITPVHDGEFKTYDINVYENNTIIKKINIGEQNLPELQTSTTYVADVPFNYTVHPDSYLTTSLFGEYSNTLKFENIEKIILTNLNITQINIDNTYNSNETWNNSIRSLQKALELAKNNGTINLNNIQLIQDITQTIAINKNITITGNNAQFILQKTQTLLEINSNSQVTLINLTFDGNNNYIISNKGNLKLINCTFKDNSLGLINNAAELEIINCKIEDINQFYQTRPQTNNKGLINNNNILKIINTTFNNNQYVPYQLPSDPDNWEGIIYNKATLTAENVNFTNIDSRIIYNDGEITLKNTIFENIHPANTKSIYIKNTNQQLNKNYTYNNYITTTNTKTINGGSIYNNNIIKIENSIFNKITGSNGGAIYNTGTLTITQTNISNINTKGNGGIYNTGTLTINSSSMTKCSATYGSVAYNTGTLNITGSTISQSGQAISNENKMTITQTNLINNGRSIINEKTGEITLSYSTIKDNTITVTAYGDDFAANFIYYGTIKNHGTMNVLSCIFDNNALSSYYPQNGGIGAANIYNDGRITVMYCFLLKASIYTAMYGSAPATFLYNDGTSNVNYNYFTITPDWRIIRNADFNYYFTPAFENDYYPIKLNETKNITLTLGVTNGENTIIFNDWDKLPQKGFNTTINTINENGEYINITTILNDYYTFNFNYTNIKGEYLIYANILNYRTAALIDVGKESAEMLVTYNNNNITYNDGNNITFKIKIAGNLTTPTGNITLTLNNQKYNVNLTDGECDFTVPSNFKPGNYTIKIEYNGDSEYFKILKKYYNFTIFKIPTAVNITAPEVKYSQTGTITIKLTPDTARLYGTLYIDGKKIKDLAVTDTITQTINRGVGIYNLTLIIDEDEYYTGCSASTLFIVSKWKTNLTVEIADIKKGENATLNITINPGDVRGDAILQINNETRNIFINNTMTPITLTDLEEGTYHVTVYYPGDRKYAASNASTTFSVSRITSKLTVQLTQNINLTGHMEIQTDPLNCTGEVIIFINNDKTILNLTEGVINTEIKFKRGTNYIYVHYDGDDTYSVSTWNTTINIEGNPVLTLETQKLESGKTGYVRVNLTDTNNIPYEYTNITIEFQNTNTTITTNENGTAYLPINTQTGTYTIKATYQNATITKNITVKTLTQIKVNIQNINQADDLLVYATLTDSNNNKLNGEIVLEINGNYYKIIITNGAGSRNLGEFQTGTYTYTATYPENNILYSTNTTGSFKVNKDSYKITGNTDITQYYGATKYYKIRLTNNNQPVKNEIITVTINKNTVKIKTDNNGYATLKLSLKAGKYTITATYKNVKASNKITVKPTLITKNKKIKKGKTLTYTAKLLNKNGKPLKNKKITFKIKGKKYKAKTNKKGIAKIKIKNLKAGKYKIITTYGKQKNTNTITVKK is encoded by the coding sequence TATAACCATAAATATGCATTTTTCATTCATAACACCAGTACATGATGGTGAATTTAAAACCTATGATATTAATGTCTATGAAAACAATACAATAATAAAAAAAATAAACATTGGCGAGCAGAACCTACCCGAATTACAAACCAGTACCACATACGTTGCTGATGTGCCATTTAACTATACAGTACATCCAGATAGTTATTTAACAACATCATTATTCGGAGAATACTCCAACACCTTAAAATTTGAAAACATTGAAAAAATAATATTAACAAACTTAAACATTACACAAATAAACATAGATAACACTTACAACTCCAATGAAACATGGAACAATAGCATACGATCCCTACAAAAAGCATTAGAACTAGCAAAAAACAATGGAACAATTAACCTAAACAATATACAATTAATACAAGACATAACTCAAACAATCGCAATAAATAAAAATATCACAATTACTGGAAACAATGCACAATTCATTCTTCAAAAAACACAAACACTACTTGAAATAAACTCTAATTCACAAGTAACATTAATCAACTTAACATTCGACGGTAACAATAATTATATCATATCAAACAAAGGAAATTTAAAATTAATAAACTGTACATTTAAAGACAATAGTCTTGGATTAATAAATAATGCTGCCGAATTAGAAATCATTAATTGTAAAATAGAAGATATTAATCAATTCTACCAAACAAGACCCCAAACCAACAATAAAGGACTGATAAACAACAACAATATACTAAAAATAATTAACACCACATTTAACAATAACCAATATGTGCCATATCAATTGCCAAGTGACCCTGATAATTGGGAGGGAATAATCTACAACAAAGCAACATTAACGGCAGAAAATGTGAACTTTACAAATATTGATTCTAGAATAATTTATAATGACGGAGAAATTACACTAAAAAATACAATATTTGAAAACATTCATCCTGCAAACACCAAATCAATCTATATCAAAAATACAAACCAACAATTAAACAAAAACTATACTTATAACAATTACATAACTACTACAAATACCAAAACCATAAATGGAGGATCAATATACAACAACAATATAATTAAAATCGAAAATTCAATATTTAATAAAATCACCGGAAGCAACGGAGGGGCAATATACAATACAGGAACACTAACAATAACACAAACAAACATCTCAAACATAAACACCAAAGGCAATGGAGGAATATACAATACCGGAACATTAACCATTAACAGCTCCAGCATGACAAAATGTTCAGCAACATATGGAAGTGTAGCATATAATACAGGAACATTAAATATTACTGGTTCAACAATTTCACAATCCGGACAAGCAATATCAAATGAAAATAAAATGACAATAACACAAACAAACTTAATAAATAATGGTCGGTCAATAATTAATGAAAAAACTGGAGAAATAACACTATCCTACTCAACAATTAAAGACAATACCATAACCGTCACTGCCTATGGTGACGATTTTGCTGCCAACTTCATTTATTATGGAACAATAAAAAATCATGGTACAATGAATGTATTAAGTTGCATATTTGATAATAATGCCCTTTCAAGTTATTATCCTCAAAATGGAGGTATTGGTGCAGCAAATATTTACAATGACGGGAGAATAACTGTAATGTATTGTTTTTTATTAAAAGCAAGTATTTATACTGCAATGTATGGTTCTGCACCAGCTACTTTTTTATATAATGATGGAACAAGCAATGTAAACTATAATTACTTCACCATAACACCTGATTGGAGAATTATACGTAATGCAGATTTTAACTATTACTTCACTCCAGCATTTGAAAATGATTATTATCCGATAAAACTTAATGAAACTAAAAATATTACCTTAACTTTAGGAGTGACAAATGGTGAAAACACAATCATATTTAATGACTGGGACAAATTGCCGCAAAAAGGATTTAACACAACAATAAACACCATCAATGAAAACGGAGAATACATAAACATTACTACAATATTAAATGATTACTACACATTCAATTTCAACTATACAAATATCAAAGGAGAATATCTGATTTATGCAAATATTCTAAACTACAGAACAGCAGCACTCATTGATGTGGGAAAAGAATCTGCAGAAATGTTAGTAACCTACAACAACAATAATATCACTTATAATGATGGAAATAATATAACTTTCAAAATCAAGATTGCAGGAAACCTTACAACCCCAACAGGAAACATTACACTAACATTAAACAACCAAAAATACAATGTAAACTTAACTGACGGCGAATGTGATTTCACAGTACCAAGCAATTTTAAGCCGGGAAATTATACCATTAAAATTGAATATAACGGAGACAGCGAATACTTCAAAATACTTAAAAAATATTATAATTTCACAATATTTAAAATACCGACAGCAGTTAATATAACTGCCCCTGAAGTTAAATACAGTCAAACTGGAACAATAACAATAAAGCTCACACCAGACACTGCAAGATTATACGGAACATTATACATCGATGGTAAAAAAATAAAAGACCTCGCAGTGACAGATACAATAACACAAACAATCAACAGAGGAGTGGGTATATACAACCTTACATTAATCATCGATGAAGATGAATACTACACAGGATGCAGTGCAAGTACATTATTTATTGTTAGTAAATGGAAGACCAATTTAACTGTTGAAATTGCAGATATTAAAAAAGGTGAAAATGCAACATTAAACATTACAATAAATCCGGGTGATGTTCGTGGAGATGCAATTCTTCAAATCAACAATGAAACACGAAATATTTTCATAAACAATACCATGACACCAATTACATTGACTGATCTCGAAGAGGGAACCTATCATGTAACTGTATACTATCCGGGCGATAGAAAGTATGCTGCATCAAATGCCTCAACCACTTTCAGTGTTTCAAGAATAACATCCAAACTAACAGTCCAGTTAACACAAAACATTAATCTGACAGGCCATATGGAAATACAAACCGATCCTTTAAACTGTACCGGTGAAGTGATAATATTCATCAACAATGACAAAACCATTTTAAACCTTACAGAGGGTGTTATTAACACTGAAATCAAATTTAAAAGAGGAACTAATTATATATATGTACATTATGATGGAGATGACACATACTCTGTAAGCACATGGAACACCACAATAAACATTGAAGGAAATCCAGTATTGACTCTGGAGACACAGAAACTTGAAAGCGGAAAAACAGGATATGTGCGGGTAAACCTTACAGACACCAACAACATTCCTTACGAATACACCAATATCACAATAGAATTCCAAAACACTAACACTACAATAACCACAAATGAAAACGGAACAGCATACCTACCAATAAACACACAAACAGGAACATACACCATTAAAGCAACATATCAAAACGCAACAATAACCAAAAACATAACAGTTAAAACACTCACACAAATAAAAGTAAATATTCAAAACATTAACCAGGCAGATGACCTACTGGTATATGCAACACTAACAGACTCCAACAACAACAAATTAAACGGAGAAATCGTATTGGAAATAAACGGCAACTATTATAAAATCATAATAACCAATGGTGCAGGGTCAAGAAACCTTGGCGAATTCCAGACCGGAACATACACATATACTGCAACATATCCGGAAAACAATATATTATACTCCACAAACACCACCGGAAGCTTTAAAGTAAACAAGGACAGCTACAAAATAACCGGAAACACCGACATCACACAATACTACGGAGCCACAAAATACTACAAAATAAGGCTTACCAACAACAACCAACCGGTTAAAAATGAAATCATAACAGTAACCATCAACAAAAACACAGTCAAAATAAAAACAGATAATAATGGTTATGCCACATTAAAACTCAGCCTCAAAGCAGGAAAATACACAATAACCGCCACATACAAAAACGTTAAAGCATCCAACAAGATTACAGTAAAACCAACACTAATTACCAAAAACAAGAAAATCAAAAAAGGAAAAACACTAACCTACACTGCCAAACTCCTAAACAAAAACGGCAAACCACTAAAAAACAAGAAAATAACATTCAAAATCAAAGGCAAAAAGTACAAGGCAAAAACCAACAAGAAAGGAATAGCAAAAATCAAAATCAAAAACCTGAAGGCAGGAAAATATAAAATCATAACCACCTACGGCAAACAGAAAAACACAAACACCATTACGGTTAAAAAGTAA
- a CDS encoding right-handed parallel beta-helix repeat-containing protein — MEIIRKAFELMFMALLLSFVLISCVSAQENTTDSNQTSMDADDMLSLDNQQTELTIEPDTPDLVINMTQDNYKNYIKRGMLKNNYANAKIFITEDMEDCGVFNIMADNVIINGNNHTLKNIAFCIWANNVTLNNFTLVETTGLEDNDYAAIELWKASNTKICNVNIDYNASRNSDAYGIFSQGTKYDMINNLTVVNCTINFRSDNRGEGRAFAVRLEYSPNALFLNNTINAELPLRTVAFQSTTAVLESEFALAVGISNCNNLTFTDNVINANVNVRPECAYPTLDSVFICDSHDCNITNNRITLKDDITYKDEANYLYAFDIYRADNMLIEGNDIHVETKGGAFAAGTAYPIQLTGPASDVLIKYNEIYTKSNGPNIGIYSHNFNGDNYITILNNHINVTGRAGNHSWALVAGIESQDNNDIIMNNLIEVHNIQAVGKEDNIYGISYSQKTDSTHSYRVVNNTVISDGYYVSHMLDADNTTVTNNTLVRTDKYADTNYDPFKRGDSIGADTDAAKNNYFSGNRVITIFEYDLERQSNEIDGGDEFNYVPPENVNGYTNVINGSGIAPQKPGFPGGNPLISGGDGTGAFNTGGNNAGGFTTPDSADGDNGYNGLPDLSGDDGKSLSTKRNLGGEENVQNSFSNEGTTSNSYNSNMIVPNQNSTATDPSVEGVSSSGSSKSSGSSSAGAAGSSGASQDTSKAYEITKNIVEDSDSMIKFIGLAVVCEILLVIGYKRRENEEY, encoded by the coding sequence GTGGAAATTATAAGAAAAGCCTTTGAATTAATGTTTATGGCATTATTGCTATCATTCGTATTAATTTCATGCGTTTCAGCTCAAGAAAACACAACCGATTCAAACCAGACCAGCATGGATGCTGATGACATGCTCAGTTTGGATAATCAGCAAACAGAACTAACCATTGAGCCGGACACTCCGGATCTGGTCATCAACATGACACAGGACAACTACAAGAATTACATTAAAAGAGGAATGTTAAAAAATAATTATGCAAATGCCAAAATATTCATAACAGAGGATATGGAGGACTGCGGAGTTTTCAACATCATGGCAGACAATGTCATCATCAATGGAAATAACCATACATTAAAAAACATTGCATTCTGTATCTGGGCAAATAATGTGACATTAAACAATTTCACATTAGTCGAAACTACAGGTTTAGAGGACAATGATTATGCGGCAATTGAATTGTGGAAAGCAAGCAATACAAAAATCTGCAATGTAAATATTGATTACAACGCTTCCCGCAATAGCGATGCATATGGAATATTTTCACAAGGCACCAAATATGACATGATCAACAATCTGACTGTCGTAAACTGCACAATAAACTTCAGAAGCGACAACCGTGGAGAAGGCCGTGCATTTGCCGTCAGACTGGAATACTCACCGAACGCATTGTTTTTAAACAATACGATTAATGCGGAACTGCCTTTGCGTACAGTTGCATTCCAGTCAACAACAGCGGTTCTTGAATCCGAATTCGCACTGGCAGTCGGAATTAGCAACTGCAACAATCTGACATTCACTGATAATGTTATTAATGCCAATGTTAATGTCCGTCCCGAATGTGCCTATCCGACACTTGACAGTGTATTCATCTGCGATTCACATGACTGCAATATTACAAACAATAGGATTACTTTAAAGGATGACATCACGTATAAGGACGAGGCCAACTACCTCTATGCCTTCGACATATACCGTGCAGACAATATGCTTATTGAAGGAAACGACATTCATGTTGAAACCAAGGGAGGAGCATTTGCAGCGGGAACAGCATATCCTATACAACTGACCGGACCTGCCAGCGACGTACTCATAAAATACAATGAGATATACACCAAAAGCAACGGCCCGAACATCGGAATATACTCCCACAACTTCAACGGCGACAACTACATTACGATTTTAAACAATCATATTAATGTTACTGGAAGGGCGGGAAACCACAGCTGGGCACTGGTTGCAGGAATAGAGTCACAGGACAACAATGACATCATAATGAACAACCTCATTGAAGTTCACAACATCCAGGCCGTTGGAAAGGAAGATAACATCTATGGAATTTCATATTCACAGAAAACCGACAGCACACACTCCTACAGGGTAGTCAACAATACCGTAATAAGTGACGGATACTACGTATCACACATGCTTGACGCTGACAATACCACAGTAACAAACAATACGCTGGTTAGAACAGACAAGTATGCCGACACCAATTATGATCCGTTCAAACGTGGGGATTCAATCGGTGCCGATACTGATGCAGCTAAAAACAATTACTTTTCCGGAAACCGTGTAATAACAATATTTGAGTATGACTTGGAACGCCAAAGCAATGAAATCGACGGCGGCGATGAATTCAACTATGTACCGCCTGAAAACGTGAACGGTTATACGAACGTTATAAATGGAAGCGGTATTGCTCCTCAAAAGCCTGGTTTTCCTGGAGGAAATCCTTTGATATCCGGCGGTGATGGTACCGGAGCATTCAACACAGGTGGGAATAATGCTGGTGGATTCACCACACCCGACAGTGCCGACGGAGACAACGGATACAACGGTCTTCCTGACCTGAGCGGAGATGATGGTAAAAGCCTGTCAACCAAACGCAACCTTGGCGGTGAGGAGAATGTTCAAAACTCATTCAGCAACGAGGGAACAACAAGCAACTCATATAACAGCAACATGATTGTGCCGAACCAGAATTCGACCGCAACTGATCCAAGTGTTGAGGGTGTTTCATCAAGCGGAAGTTCAAAGTCATCCGGTTCATCTTCAGCAGGTGCTGCCGGAAGCAGCGGTGCATCACAGGATACCAGTAAAGCCTATGAGATAACAAAAAATATTGTTGAGGATTCAGATTCCATGATTAAGTTCATTGGTCTGGCGGTTGTCTGTGAGATACTGCTTGTAATCGGTTACAAACGCAGAGAAAACGAAGAATACTAA